A portion of the Nitrospira sp. genome contains these proteins:
- a CDS encoding citrate synthase (catalyzes the formation of citrate from acetyl-CoA and oxaloacetate), which produces MNQVIQEQPGTKTAERPLYSPGLEGVIAGESALCQVDEGEAGLRYRGYAIGDLAEWSRFEEVAYLLLIGHLPSRNELDSFSTRLRGHRVLPEPVQRFVDRLQPGLHPMDVLRTGISLLGLSDPDAQDGSHEANLRKSMRLLSQIPLLIAQSYRVMAGTVPQRSDESRDFAQHLLHLVAGHKDGESSAAMAQALNVSLILYAEHEFNASTFAARVTASTLTDLHGAITAAVATLKGPLHGGANEAVASMLIEIGSPERAETWVREALAQKRRVMGFGHRVLRQGDARSAIIQRHAERLSHLCGDHSWYDIASTLHRIMREEKGLHPNLDFYTAVAYLLMGIPRELSTPLFVCSRITGWCAHIMEQQEHNRLIRPRALYTGPAPRTYEPLDRRS; this is translated from the coding sequence ATGAACCAGGTGATACAAGAACAGCCGGGAACGAAAACCGCGGAGCGGCCCCTCTATAGCCCCGGACTTGAGGGGGTGATCGCGGGAGAATCGGCCCTCTGTCAGGTGGATGAAGGAGAGGCAGGACTTCGTTATCGAGGGTATGCCATCGGCGATCTGGCGGAATGGAGCCGCTTCGAAGAAGTCGCCTATTTGCTGTTGATCGGTCATCTCCCCAGCCGGAACGAACTGGATAGTTTTTCCACACGGCTGAGAGGCCATCGAGTCCTGCCTGAGCCGGTGCAACGTTTTGTAGACCGCCTGCAGCCGGGCCTGCACCCGATGGACGTACTGCGAACCGGCATTTCCCTGCTGGGACTCAGCGATCCCGACGCGCAGGATGGATCGCATGAGGCCAATCTCCGCAAATCCATGCGGCTGCTGAGCCAGATCCCGCTGCTGATCGCGCAGAGTTATCGAGTCATGGCCGGAACAGTCCCGCAGAGATCGGACGAGAGTCGAGATTTTGCGCAGCACCTGCTGCACCTGGTGGCAGGCCACAAGGACGGTGAAAGCAGCGCGGCCATGGCCCAAGCGCTGAACGTGTCGCTCATCCTGTACGCGGAGCATGAGTTTAACGCCTCCACATTTGCCGCTCGCGTCACCGCCTCGACCCTCACCGATCTGCATGGCGCGATCACGGCGGCCGTGGCCACCTTAAAAGGCCCGCTCCATGGAGGCGCCAACGAAGCGGTGGCGTCGATGCTCATCGAAATCGGCAGCCCTGAGCGAGCCGAGACCTGGGTGCGAGAGGCGCTCGCGCAGAAGCGGCGAGTCATGGGATTCGGGCATCGCGTGCTTCGGCAAGGCGACGCACGATCAGCCATCATCCAGCGCCACGCCGAACGGCTCAGCCACCTCTGCGGCGACCACAGCTGGTACGACATCGCCTCCACCCTCCACCGCATCATGCGGGAGGAAAAAGGACTCCATCCCAATCTCGATTTCTATACGGCCGTGGCCTACCTGTTGATGGGCATCCCGCGCGAATTGTCCACACCGTTGTTCGTCTGTTCCCGCATCACCGGCTGGTGCGCACATATAATGGAGCAGCAGGAACATAACCGGCTGATCAGACCACGAGCCCTCTACACAGGGCCGGCACCGAGGACCTATGAGCCTCTTGACCGACGTTCATGA
- a CDS encoding isocitrate lyase/phosphoenolpyruvate mutase family protein has product MRNHATPSKAQRLRELLAGRTVAIPGACNALTAMQIEHAGFEIVYVSGAAISAAHGMPDIGLISLTDMTREASAIARSVALPTIVDADTGYGPPSVVREAVQEFERAGLAGMQIEDQEEAKKCGHLSGKRLIPTADMVAKITAAVEAKCDRDFVLVARTDARTVDGLQAAIQRGVAYANAGADALFPEALLSADEFHTFALEMNRAGVHVPLIANMTEFGKTPYLSVDEFETLGYRGVLFPVSTLRVAALAVEKLLRELRFFGSQRAWLDHMMTRQELYSLLRYEHGQDQTGRPYEPGDTRTAGNENRGAAPL; this is encoded by the coding sequence ATGCGTAACCACGCCACTCCGTCAAAAGCACAACGCCTGCGTGAGCTGCTGGCCGGCAGGACCGTGGCCATCCCCGGCGCCTGTAATGCCCTGACGGCCATGCAGATCGAGCACGCCGGATTCGAGATCGTGTATGTGTCGGGAGCCGCAATCTCGGCGGCCCATGGCATGCCCGATATCGGATTGATCAGCTTGACGGACATGACGAGGGAAGCGTCGGCCATTGCCCGGTCGGTGGCACTTCCCACCATCGTCGATGCGGACACCGGCTATGGGCCGCCTTCGGTTGTGCGGGAGGCCGTTCAGGAATTTGAGCGGGCCGGATTGGCCGGCATGCAGATCGAAGATCAGGAAGAGGCGAAAAAATGCGGCCATCTGTCGGGGAAGCGACTGATTCCAACGGCTGACATGGTTGCCAAAATCACCGCAGCCGTAGAGGCGAAATGCGATCGGGATTTCGTCCTTGTGGCGCGCACGGACGCACGGACGGTCGATGGGCTGCAGGCTGCCATTCAGCGAGGCGTTGCCTATGCCAACGCAGGCGCCGACGCGCTCTTCCCCGAGGCCCTGCTCTCCGCGGACGAATTCCACACCTTTGCGTTGGAAATGAATCGGGCAGGCGTCCACGTGCCCTTGATCGCCAACATGACGGAGTTCGGCAAGACACCTTACTTGAGCGTGGACGAATTCGAGACGTTGGGGTATCGCGGCGTGTTATTTCCCGTCAGCACGCTCCGGGTCGCAGCCCTTGCTGTTGAGAAGCTGCTGCGAGAACTCAGATTCTTCGGCTCTCAACGGGCTTGGCTCGACCACATGATGACGCGACAGGAGCTCTATAGTCTGCTTCGATACGAGCATGGGCAGGACCAGACAGGGAGGCCCTATGAACCAGGTGATACAAGAACAGCCGGGAACGAAAACCGCGGAGCGGCCCCTCTATAG
- a CDS encoding MmgE/PrpD family protein produces the protein MMLADRLASYTQALCYDDLPGDVVHEVKRRILDSAACAFDAWKATPCRIARHVAQFAKVPGGATIWGTSHKTLPDLAAFANGALVRYLDFNDTYLSKEPAHPSDNLAAILAAGEIAHASGKRVIQAIALAYEIQCRLCDAAALRSRGWDHVTYGSISSALGAAKTLKLTEAQTTQAINLAAVANVALRQTRVGEMSMWKACAFSNAARNGLFAAILAQRGMTGPAPIFEGEKGFMKLVSGPFELSRLGGERASDDRPASFKILDSYIKHFPVEYHAQTAVEAALALRAEVIKAEGADAVQRLSEIEIGSYDVAIEIIGRDPEKWHPTTRETADHSFPYCVAVALLDGRMTVHSFDSDRLRDPALHELMKKVRVVPQPEFAGLYPGSMPTRLTLRTTTGTVYMKQVDVPLGHPGNPMSDQDVEDKLRRLASRRIGRAQVEKLIGFVWALEREKDIATLMPLLRVPHRDA, from the coding sequence ATCATGCTGGCGGATCGTCTTGCGAGTTATACCCAGGCCCTTTGTTACGACGACCTGCCCGGCGACGTGGTCCATGAGGTCAAGCGACGGATTCTCGACAGCGCCGCCTGTGCCTTCGACGCCTGGAAGGCGACTCCCTGCCGGATCGCACGTCACGTGGCACAATTCGCCAAAGTACCCGGCGGCGCGACAATCTGGGGGACGTCCCACAAGACCCTGCCGGACCTGGCCGCCTTCGCCAACGGCGCGTTGGTTCGCTACCTCGACTTCAACGATACCTATCTCTCGAAAGAGCCGGCCCATCCTTCGGACAACCTGGCCGCAATCCTCGCCGCCGGCGAAATAGCCCATGCTTCAGGCAAGCGGGTCATCCAGGCCATCGCCTTGGCCTATGAAATCCAGTGCCGGCTCTGCGACGCCGCCGCGTTACGCTCCCGTGGATGGGACCATGTGACCTATGGATCGATCTCCTCCGCGCTCGGCGCAGCCAAAACACTGAAACTCACGGAGGCGCAGACCACGCAGGCCATCAACCTGGCCGCCGTGGCGAACGTGGCGCTCCGGCAAACCAGAGTCGGTGAAATGTCCATGTGGAAAGCCTGTGCGTTCTCGAATGCCGCACGCAACGGCCTGTTCGCGGCCATCCTGGCCCAACGAGGCATGACCGGCCCCGCCCCCATCTTTGAAGGCGAAAAGGGCTTCATGAAGCTGGTGTCCGGACCATTCGAGCTGTCGAGATTAGGCGGAGAGCGGGCTTCCGACGACAGGCCGGCCTCGTTCAAGATTCTCGATTCCTACATCAAACATTTCCCGGTGGAATACCACGCCCAGACTGCAGTCGAAGCGGCGCTGGCCCTGCGAGCGGAGGTGATCAAGGCGGAGGGGGCCGATGCAGTCCAGCGTCTGAGCGAGATTGAAATCGGCAGTTACGATGTCGCGATCGAAATCATCGGACGCGATCCGGAGAAATGGCACCCGACGACGCGCGAAACGGCCGATCACAGCTTCCCCTATTGCGTCGCGGTGGCGTTGCTGGATGGTCGCATGACCGTGCATTCATTCGACTCTGACCGGCTGCGAGATCCAGCGCTGCACGAGCTCATGAAAAAGGTGCGTGTCGTCCCGCAGCCGGAATTCGCGGGCCTCTATCCTGGATCCATGCCGACCCGCCTCACGCTGAGGACGACGACGGGAACAGTCTACATGAAGCAGGTGGACGTCCCCCTGGGCCATCCCGGCAATCCCATGTCGGACCAGGATGTGGAGGACAAACTACGCCGGCTCGCATCGAGACGAATCGGTCGTGCGCAGGTCGAGAAGCTCATCGGTTTCGTGTGGGCATTGGAACGAGAGAAAGACATCGCCACACTGATGCCTCTGTTGAGGGTGCCCCATCGTGATGCGTAA
- a CDS encoding acyl-CoA dehydrogenase family protein, which translates to MSTLFTGFERIEEARERFTGKSFLAGLYDGRPDFNLLLTPPEPPEEKAAGEAFCKQVEHFLLHEVDPEEIEREAKIPERVIQGLFKIGAFGMKIPKEYGGLGLSYTNYGRVLTLISGWSNILALTVAVPQSIGIAMPILLFGNADQKNKYLPLVAKEAISAFALTEPMTGSDAANVRTEAVLDSSGTHFLVNGEKLWCTNGPIARYLTLVARVPALRVECEGTVEWIPAPQGQRADDHVHTAFILDMATPGVLVRQRCQFEGCRGIENAHIALKNVRVPIEQVIGDIGKGLKYALTILNVGRGISIPAICLGMAKQAWQPTLDRANSRVTFQKPLAERQTQQIRIGEMAGHLFAMEALALLVWRLADQHRYDIRIEAAVAKIFCSEHTIRFIRDAQTIFGGMGYETADSKHARGEAAFGIEQLVRDAEMYRIGEGATDILRPFVVREGLSPHLDHAKRFYADGLSILEQARQALKLMRFYLPWYLRQWRKGPLPDRRELAHLQVRPAALYVERTSRRLARAIFYALLRFQASFKDEQRLQNTIESVGEDLLAMLATVLYAERQTRLDGHTSVWELAEAFCAAAKQRMEQRLREFRHHRDTIVATTGRQALKGYYPTLSEGIIRRRLEDYRRNQHMT; encoded by the coding sequence ATGAGCACCCTTTTTACAGGTTTCGAACGGATCGAAGAAGCCCGCGAGCGATTCACCGGAAAAAGTTTCCTGGCCGGTCTCTATGACGGCCGGCCGGACTTCAACCTCCTGCTGACACCTCCCGAACCGCCGGAAGAGAAGGCCGCCGGCGAGGCCTTCTGCAAACAGGTCGAACACTTTCTGCTCCACGAGGTCGACCCGGAGGAAATCGAACGCGAGGCCAAAATTCCCGAACGTGTCATCCAGGGACTGTTCAAGATCGGGGCCTTCGGTATGAAGATTCCCAAAGAATATGGCGGGCTGGGCTTGTCCTATACGAACTACGGCCGCGTCCTGACCCTGATCTCCGGATGGAGCAACATTCTGGCGCTGACGGTCGCGGTGCCGCAGTCCATCGGCATCGCTATGCCGATCCTCCTCTTCGGGAACGCAGACCAGAAGAACAAATATCTCCCGCTCGTCGCGAAGGAGGCCATTTCAGCCTTTGCCCTCACCGAACCGATGACCGGCTCGGATGCGGCCAACGTGCGAACCGAAGCGGTGCTGGATTCCTCCGGCACCCATTTCCTGGTCAACGGCGAAAAACTCTGGTGTACGAATGGGCCGATTGCCCGGTACCTCACGCTCGTCGCTCGCGTGCCGGCTCTTCGGGTGGAGTGCGAGGGAACGGTCGAATGGATTCCGGCTCCACAGGGGCAGCGGGCGGACGATCACGTCCACACGGCCTTTATTTTGGACATGGCGACACCAGGTGTGCTGGTGCGCCAACGCTGTCAGTTTGAAGGCTGTCGCGGGATTGAGAACGCCCATATCGCCTTGAAGAATGTGCGGGTGCCGATCGAACAGGTGATCGGCGACATCGGTAAGGGATTGAAGTATGCCCTGACGATTCTGAACGTGGGGCGGGGCATCAGCATTCCCGCCATCTGCCTGGGCATGGCCAAACAGGCCTGGCAGCCGACTCTGGATCGAGCCAATAGCAGGGTCACGTTTCAGAAGCCCTTGGCAGAACGACAAACGCAGCAGATCCGGATCGGGGAGATGGCGGGCCACCTGTTCGCCATGGAGGCGCTGGCGCTGCTCGTCTGGCGTCTGGCCGATCAACACCGCTACGACATTCGCATCGAAGCCGCAGTCGCCAAGATCTTCTGCTCGGAACATACGATCCGGTTCATCCGCGACGCGCAGACGATTTTCGGAGGGATGGGGTACGAAACCGCCGACTCCAAGCACGCCCGTGGTGAAGCTGCCTTCGGCATCGAACAACTCGTTCGCGATGCGGAGATGTATCGAATCGGCGAAGGCGCCACCGATATCTTGCGCCCCTTCGTAGTTCGCGAAGGTTTGAGCCCTCATCTGGATCACGCCAAACGCTTCTATGCGGATGGTCTTTCCATACTCGAACAAGCCCGGCAGGCGTTGAAGCTCATGCGCTTCTACCTGCCCTGGTACCTGCGACAATGGCGCAAAGGGCCGTTGCCGGATCGACGGGAACTCGCACACCTCCAAGTACGGCCCGCGGCTCTCTATGTGGAACGAACCAGCCGGCGGCTGGCGCGAGCAATTTTCTACGCCTTGCTACGATTCCAGGCCTCATTTAAGGACGAACAGCGCCTGCAGAATACAATCGAATCCGTCGGTGAAGATCTCCTTGCCATGCTCGCCACGGTGCTCTATGCCGAACGACAGACCAGGCTCGACGGACATACCAGCGTGTGGGAATTGGCCGAGGCGTTCTGTGCTGCGGCGAAACAGCGAATGGAACAACGGTTGAGAGAGTTCCGGCATCACCGGGACACCATTGTCGCGACCACCGGGCGGCAAGCCCTCAAAGGGTACTATCCGACGCTGTCGGAGGGGATCATTCGCCGGCGCTTGGAGGACTATCGTCGTAACCAGCACATGACATGA
- a CDS encoding acyl--CoA ligase — MSLLTDVHDRIEQAREAPGCASELHWTSFAEFFRSRLYDPRLVTRNFLTYCDDERNLRRTYSYAEFGTIVEQMAEMFHAKFGLTRGDRIATVLFNHDLTALIYFAAWTLGVAVVPINVEETAEKKRYILEHSEASVALCWQDVYEELKALQSMLPALREVVALGDGGILDGKETRGKSRKNSHAVGARFTPATSRLDDPALVIYTSGTTGPPKGVILTVANLLIDADAIADRHGFGLTDRVMCVLPIHHVNGIVVTLMTPFYCKGSVVLNRKFKTGSFWRRLHEEQVTSVSVVPTLLEFLLDADEDLAAYRLDRFGGVLCGAGPLLKDTAQRFEDRFGFPIRHGYGLSETTCYSCFLPNDLTQAQHRHWLTDFDFPSIGTALRHNEMAILDESGKAVAEQARGEICIRGRTICAGYFKRDEANEAAFQWGWFRSGDEGFYIADDRGRPFFFISGRLKELIVRGGVNISPLEIDDVLKGHPAVQFAMALPFENRYYGEEIAAYIVPKDPASPPTEADILSHCRGRLPFSKQPKVLVMGTEVPYTSTGKPKRLELKSRLAGPLAQYRDRQFKESG; from the coding sequence ATGAGCCTCTTGACCGACGTTCATGACCGGATCGAACAGGCCCGCGAGGCGCCGGGATGTGCCTCGGAACTCCACTGGACCTCGTTCGCCGAGTTCTTCCGATCGCGCCTGTACGACCCGCGACTCGTCACCAGGAATTTTCTGACCTATTGCGACGACGAGCGGAACCTGCGCCGAACCTACAGTTATGCGGAATTCGGCACGATCGTCGAACAGATGGCGGAGATGTTTCATGCGAAGTTCGGCCTGACCCGCGGCGACCGGATCGCCACCGTGCTGTTCAACCATGATCTGACGGCGCTGATCTACTTCGCAGCTTGGACGTTGGGAGTCGCCGTCGTGCCGATCAATGTCGAAGAAACCGCCGAGAAGAAGCGGTATATCCTCGAACATTCGGAGGCCTCGGTCGCCCTCTGCTGGCAGGATGTCTACGAGGAGCTCAAAGCGCTTCAGTCCATGCTGCCGGCCTTGCGCGAAGTGGTCGCCCTGGGGGACGGTGGCATCCTTGACGGGAAGGAGACCAGGGGAAAGAGCCGAAAAAACAGCCACGCCGTTGGAGCCCGCTTTACCCCGGCCACCTCCCGACTCGACGATCCTGCCTTGGTCATTTACACATCGGGGACAACCGGGCCGCCGAAAGGCGTGATCTTGACGGTTGCCAATCTTCTAATCGATGCGGATGCCATCGCCGACCGGCATGGGTTCGGTCTCACCGACCGTGTGATGTGCGTCCTGCCCATCCATCATGTCAACGGCATCGTCGTCACTCTGATGACTCCGTTTTATTGTAAGGGAAGCGTCGTGTTGAACCGGAAGTTCAAGACCGGCAGCTTCTGGCGACGGCTCCACGAAGAACAGGTGACCAGCGTCAGCGTCGTCCCCACATTACTTGAGTTTCTTCTGGATGCCGACGAAGACCTCGCCGCCTATCGCCTGGATCGCTTCGGTGGTGTGCTCTGCGGCGCAGGACCGCTGCTGAAGGACACGGCCCAGCGCTTCGAAGATCGTTTTGGATTCCCGATTCGCCATGGATACGGTCTGTCTGAAACAACCTGCTATTCCTGTTTTTTGCCGAACGACCTGACGCAAGCGCAACATCGCCATTGGCTCACGGATTTTGATTTCCCCTCGATCGGAACGGCTCTGCGTCACAACGAGATGGCCATTCTCGACGAGTCCGGGAAGGCGGTGGCTGAGCAGGCACGAGGGGAGATCTGCATCCGGGGACGCACAATCTGCGCCGGCTATTTCAAACGGGACGAGGCCAACGAAGCCGCCTTCCAATGGGGTTGGTTCCGTTCAGGCGACGAAGGCTTTTACATCGCCGACGACCGGGGACGCCCGTTCTTTTTCATTTCAGGCCGTTTGAAAGAACTCATCGTTCGCGGCGGCGTCAATATTTCCCCGTTGGAAATCGACGACGTGTTGAAGGGACACCCGGCCGTGCAGTTCGCCATGGCCCTCCCCTTCGAGAATCGCTACTACGGCGAGGAGATCGCCGCCTATATCGTGCCGAAAGACCCGGCATCGCCCCCGACGGAGGCCGACATCCTCTCCCATTGCCGCGGGCGCTTGCCGTTTTCTAAACAGCCGAAAGTGCTGGTGATGGGTACGGAGGTGCCCTACACCTCCACCGGGAAACCCAAGCGTTTGGAATTGAAATCCCGCTTGGCGGGCCCCCTGGCCCAATATCGTGACAGACAATTCAAAGAATCCGGTTGA